From the genome of Paraburkholderia flava, one region includes:
- a CDS encoding autotransporter outer membrane beta-barrel domain-containing protein, whose protein sequence is MTLDPNAQIVVTGRNGISLGNNATIAINSGAQVSATVNTAIAGLNGVGGNTIDFGSNNTVTIQQGATVSANGTASNAEAINTVGSGNVITNSGTIRSANSSAIYFDNLSGLNTIDNEATGVITTTSASGNVIGSSGSAAVHFINKGAVKGNLGFAGGNDILDLYTGSTITGTFNGGGGTNVINLWGTGSQGLPGAIQNFQTLNKQDTGTWTLSGSIAGGMKVNVNQGTLVLDGSNAGFTGSVTVAAAGTLEGDSDSLPPSVTDNGQVRFAQTADGTYAGAIQGTGAVTKTNGGTLTLTGANTYSGGTSFNQGAVKVSTDGALGAATGSLTFNGGTLQFGNSFNLAASRALTLNAGGGTLDTQAFNTTVSQAIAGSGSLTKAGSGTLTLLGSNVYSGGTTISAGTLQLGNGGTTGSIVGNVNNNGALVFNRSDALTLDGLLSGTGTVTQSGSGTTILSGANSYQGATNVNAGALYVNGDQSAATGATAVASGATLGGNGTIGGNVTVAAGATLSPGALGAIPGTLTIGGNLNLAGNSNLSYSLGQAGVAGGAYNDLVNVQGNLVLDGTLNVVTSPGGSFDTGIYRVFNYNGTLTNNGLSIGTIPSQNFYLQTSVNNQINLINTNGLTLRYWDGAAGPKNDQVVNGGNGTWQNASGNDNWTDLAGAVNAPFTDRAFAIFEAAPGTVTVDNSLGQVNVGAMQFASNGYVVQGENLTLAGTVADPGHTEIRVGDGASDGAADFATINAVLVGNSTLVKTDLGTLVLNGANTYIGGTQFDGGTIQISADHNLGDAAGALTFDGGGLRTTSSLALSRAITLDAGGGTLAPDADTTLTVSSVIGGTGSLTQNGAGSTVLTSDSTYAGGTRINTGTLQLGNGGTTGSIAGNVANNGTLVFDRSDVSSFTGAISGTGGVRQAGTGTTVLTAANTYSGITQVDTGALAIGDAAHADAALAGGAVQVANGATLGGYGSITGNVTNDGTIAVANALPTFASNGTGNFRISGNLTNAGLVQLGGSSIGNALTVAGNYAGQNATIALNTFLAGDGAPSDRLVVSGGTASGSSTLKVTNVGGPGAQTTGDGITVVQATNGATTGADTFTLAGGTVSAGAYAYYLAKGGTSGGTGESWYLRNTVPSKPTTGTEPPVVAADGTPKPLAEAVADAGSSGESPVPVYRPEVPLYAEAPAVARQLGLLQIDTFHDRQGDQGLLTETGSVPASWARAWGGHSNISQGGDVKPAFDGTVWGTQVGQDMYANSDARGNRNHYGFLLGFSHAVGDVSGLALGQPGLGVGSLQVSTYDAGGYWTHIGSGGWYTDAVAMGSVLSVRTHSSGGSNASTNGGAFTGSVEAGLPIALGYGLTLEPQAQLVWQWLSLDRFNDGISDVTWNNGNTFLARIGARLQRAFDVGGVAWKPYLRLNVLRSFGANDATTFGATTTLDTHVGQTDGQIGAGVTAQLTKRGSVYAAVSYLTNLGGEHQRTITGNAGVRWAW, encoded by the coding sequence GTGACACTCGATCCGAACGCGCAGATCGTAGTCACCGGCCGTAACGGCATTTCGCTTGGCAACAACGCGACCATCGCCATCAACAGTGGCGCCCAGGTCAGTGCGACGGTCAACACCGCCATCGCGGGACTCAACGGAGTGGGCGGCAACACGATCGATTTCGGCAGTAACAACACGGTGACCATTCAGCAGGGCGCAACTGTTTCAGCGAACGGTACGGCCAGCAACGCCGAGGCAATCAATACCGTGGGCTCCGGCAATGTCATCACCAACTCCGGAACGATCAGATCCGCGAACTCGTCAGCCATCTATTTCGATAATCTCAGCGGTTTGAACACCATAGACAACGAGGCCACGGGAGTCATCACGACCACGAGCGCATCGGGCAACGTCATTGGCTCATCGGGCAGCGCTGCTGTGCATTTCATCAACAAGGGGGCCGTCAAGGGTAATCTGGGTTTTGCCGGTGGCAATGACATACTCGACCTGTATACCGGGTCGACGATCACCGGTACCTTCAACGGCGGCGGCGGTACCAACGTCATCAATCTTTGGGGCACGGGTAGTCAGGGTCTGCCGGGCGCGATCCAGAACTTCCAGACGCTCAACAAGCAGGATACCGGCACGTGGACGCTGAGCGGTTCCATAGCCGGCGGCATGAAGGTCAACGTCAACCAGGGAACGCTGGTCCTCGACGGCAGCAATGCCGGCTTCACCGGATCTGTCACGGTAGCCGCGGCCGGCACGCTGGAGGGCGACTCCGATAGTCTTCCGCCGAGCGTCACGGACAACGGCCAGGTCCGCTTCGCCCAGACGGCCGACGGTACGTATGCGGGTGCGATCCAGGGTACGGGCGCGGTGACCAAGACGAACGGGGGAACACTGACGCTCACGGGAGCGAACACCTACAGCGGCGGGACCAGCTTCAACCAGGGCGCGGTGAAAGTCAGCACCGATGGTGCACTAGGCGCGGCGACCGGCTCGCTGACTTTCAACGGCGGCACGCTTCAGTTCGGCAACAGCTTCAATCTGGCGGCCTCGAGGGCGCTGACGCTCAACGCAGGCGGCGGCACGCTCGACACCCAGGCATTCAACACAACCGTCTCGCAAGCGATCGCCGGTAGCGGTTCGCTCACGAAGGCGGGCAGCGGTACGCTCACCCTGCTGGGGAGCAACGTCTACAGCGGGGGCACGACAATCAGCGCGGGTACCCTTCAGCTCGGAAACGGCGGGACAACCGGAAGCATCGTCGGCAACGTGAACAATAACGGCGCGCTGGTGTTCAACAGGTCCGACGCGTTGACGCTTGACGGGCTTCTCTCCGGTACGGGCACCGTCACCCAGTCGGGGAGCGGCACCACGATCCTGAGCGGCGCCAACAGCTACCAGGGCGCCACCAATGTGAATGCAGGTGCGCTCTACGTGAACGGCGATCAGTCGGCTGCAACCGGAGCTACCGCTGTAGCGAGCGGTGCCACGCTCGGAGGCAACGGCACCATCGGCGGCAATGTCACGGTCGCGGCCGGCGCAACCCTGTCGCCGGGCGCGCTGGGCGCTATACCAGGCACGCTGACCATCGGCGGCAATCTGAATCTCGCCGGCAACAGCAACCTGTCCTACAGTCTCGGACAAGCCGGTGTGGCCGGCGGTGCGTACAACGATCTCGTGAACGTGCAGGGCAATCTGGTTCTCGACGGCACGCTGAATGTGGTCACTTCGCCAGGCGGATCGTTCGATACGGGCATTTATCGCGTTTTCAATTACAACGGCACGTTAACCAATAACGGACTGAGCATCGGCACCATCCCGTCGCAGAACTTCTATCTGCAGACATCGGTGAACAACCAGATCAACCTGATCAATACGAATGGCCTCACTCTCCGGTACTGGGACGGTGCAGCGGGTCCCAAAAACGACCAGGTCGTCAACGGAGGCAACGGCACCTGGCAGAACGCGAGCGGTAACGACAACTGGACCGACCTCGCCGGTGCGGTGAACGCACCGTTCACCGATCGGGCCTTTGCGATTTTCGAAGCCGCGCCAGGTACGGTGACAGTCGACAACAGCCTCGGGCAGGTCAACGTGGGTGCGATGCAGTTCGCCAGCAACGGGTACGTCGTACAGGGGGAGAACCTGACGCTCGCCGGTACCGTCGCCGACCCTGGACACACGGAGATCCGCGTCGGCGACGGGGCATCCGACGGGGCCGCCGATTTCGCGACCATCAACGCGGTCCTGGTCGGCAACTCCACGCTCGTGAAAACAGACCTCGGCACGCTGGTACTGAACGGGGCGAACACCTATATCGGCGGCACGCAGTTCGACGGTGGCACGATACAGATATCTGCTGATCACAATCTGGGCGACGCCGCCGGCGCATTGACCTTCGATGGAGGCGGTCTGCGAACGACATCCAGCCTTGCCCTCAGCCGTGCGATCACGCTCGACGCTGGTGGTGGCACGCTCGCCCCGGACGCAGACACCACGCTGACGGTGAGTTCAGTCATTGGAGGCACCGGCTCGCTGACGCAGAACGGCGCCGGCAGCACGGTACTCACCAGCGACAGCACGTACGCAGGCGGCACCCGCATCAATACCGGCACGTTGCAACTGGGCAATGGAGGCACGACGGGCAGCATCGCGGGCAATGTGGCCAACAACGGCACGCTGGTGTTCGATCGCTCTGACGTCTCGTCTTTTACCGGTGCAATTTCCGGCACAGGAGGCGTGCGCCAGGCCGGCACCGGCACTACCGTACTGACTGCCGCAAATACCTACTCAGGAATCACGCAGGTCGACACCGGCGCACTGGCGATCGGCGATGCGGCGCATGCAGACGCCGCACTGGCAGGCGGTGCCGTGCAGGTGGCGAACGGCGCCACGCTGGGCGGGTACGGCAGCATCACCGGTAACGTAACGAACGACGGCACGATTGCGGTCGCGAATGCACTGCCGACCTTCGCGAGTAATGGAACCGGCAATTTCCGGATCAGCGGCAATCTGACCAATGCCGGACTCGTGCAGCTTGGGGGCAGCAGCATCGGCAACGCGCTGACAGTTGCGGGCAACTACGCCGGCCAGAACGCAACGATTGCATTGAACACGTTTCTAGCAGGCGACGGCGCGCCGTCGGACCGGCTGGTTGTCAGTGGAGGAACGGCGAGCGGTTCGAGCACGCTCAAGGTAACGAACGTCGGCGGGCCTGGTGCGCAGACGACAGGCGACGGCATCACGGTCGTACAGGCGACGAACGGTGCCACGACGGGCGCAGACACGTTCACGCTGGCGGGCGGCACCGTCAGCGCAGGCGCCTACGCGTACTACCTGGCGAAGGGCGGGACATCGGGCGGCACGGGCGAGAGCTGGTATCTGCGCAACACGGTTCCGTCGAAGCCCACCACCGGTACGGAGCCGCCGGTCGTCGCAGCGGACGGAACGCCGAAGCCGCTCGCGGAAGCGGTCGCCGATGCCGGTTCTTCGGGTGAGAGTCCCGTACCGGTTTATCGTCCCGAAGTGCCGTTGTATGCAGAGGCACCCGCCGTCGCACGACAGTTGGGATTACTGCAGATCGATACCTTCCACGATCGCCAGGGCGACCAGGGATTGCTGACCGAAACAGGTTCCGTGCCGGCATCGTGGGCGCGCGCATGGGGCGGTCACAGCAACATCAGTCAAGGGGGCGACGTCAAGCCGGCATTCGACGGCACCGTGTGGGGCACGCAGGTCGGCCAGGACATGTACGCGAACAGCGATGCGCGCGGCAACCGCAATCACTACGGTTTCTTGCTGGGTTTCTCGCACGCGGTCGGCGACGTCAGCGGCCTCGCACTGGGGCAGCCCGGTCTGGGTGTGGGATCGCTGCAGGTCAGCACGTACGACGCGGGCGGTTACTGGACGCACATCGGTTCGGGCGGGTGGTACACCGATGCAGTCGCGATGGGCAGCGTACTGAGCGTGCGCACGCACTCGAGCGGCGGATCGAATGCTTCCACGAATGGCGGCGCGTTTACCGGTTCGGTCGAAGCCGGACTACCCATCGCGCTGGGCTACGGATTGACGCTCGAGCCGCAGGCGCAACTGGTGTGGCAATGGCTGTCGCTGGATCGATTCAACGACGGAATCTCGGACGTCACGTGGAACAACGGGAATACTTTCCTGGCGCGGATCGGCGCACGGCTGCAACGGGCGTTCGACGTGGGCGGGGTCGCGTGGAAACCGTATCTTCGGTTGAACGTGCTACGGTCGTTCGGTGCCAATGACGCGACGACCTTCGGTGCGACCACGACACTCGATACCCACGTCGGGCAAACGGACGGGCAGATCGGTGCGGGCGTGACCGCTCAATTGACGAAGCGCGGCAGCGTGTATGCCGCGGTCAGTTACCTGACGAACCTCGGTGGCGAACACCAGCGCACGATTACCGGCAACGCCGGTGTGCGGTGGGCCTGGTAG
- a CDS encoding DUF3857 domain-containing protein: MPMFRKLCVAGVTSLVGLCIHAQAATSQPNITSLSNDIDYTINADGTFVKTVAESFRIETEQGVKEDGQVSLSYSTSLQRLDIEEAYVTTPAGKRIDVAPGQILEQQSAQGAQAPMFDDNKVKVVVFPGVTVGATLTLHYRRTQKRALFPGQFAATEYFSDRIPRDSMRLTVHAPAALPLHVDAVDLDGGRVGSTDAGGANMQQWQWTLTKRPARAPELDSISVADHSPRVSISSFTDFAAVAAAYQQRARPKSAVTPAVQALADQLTKGVSDPRQQAEILYDWVSTHIRYVAIYFGFGGVVPHDADTILSAAYGDCKDHVALLEALLAAKGIASAPVLVNAGNTYWLPTAADPVGVFDHAITYLPAFKLFVDSTTGTARFGVLPPTLLGKQALVTDDGTGSARVERLPLATPDNARVTVTTRIMLDRDGNATGTAHIDSTGVFDWYARQLFASIRPGLETQVAARILTLTGQDGTGDYRHDNVQDLSKPFDYDSQFVLPDYAQFPGPGAIRVPLGLGSFSNIGAVFDVASPETRTFAIPFVAQHLAETTAITLPDGIRIPQLPKPADIESPFGRYTSLYRTEGSTITVTRTLVLSASGPLIEPAQYPAFRQFARAVKRDLRTQLVY, encoded by the coding sequence ATGCCCATGTTCCGGAAGCTGTGTGTCGCTGGAGTAACGAGTCTTGTCGGCCTGTGTATCCACGCGCAGGCTGCGACGTCGCAGCCAAACATCACGAGCCTGTCCAACGACATCGATTACACGATCAACGCCGACGGCACCTTCGTTAAAACGGTCGCCGAGTCGTTCCGGATTGAGACCGAGCAAGGCGTGAAAGAAGACGGACAGGTTTCGCTCAGCTACAGCACGTCGCTGCAGCGGCTCGACATCGAAGAAGCGTATGTGACGACACCCGCCGGCAAACGGATCGACGTCGCGCCCGGGCAGATCCTCGAGCAGCAGAGCGCACAGGGTGCGCAAGCGCCGATGTTCGACGACAACAAGGTAAAAGTCGTGGTGTTCCCCGGCGTGACGGTAGGCGCGACGCTGACGCTGCACTATCGCCGCACGCAGAAGCGGGCGCTCTTCCCCGGCCAGTTCGCGGCGACCGAATATTTCTCCGACCGTATTCCGCGCGATTCGATGCGTCTTACCGTGCACGCGCCGGCTGCACTGCCGCTGCATGTCGATGCGGTCGATCTGGATGGCGGTCGCGTCGGCAGCACCGATGCCGGTGGTGCGAACATGCAGCAGTGGCAATGGACATTGACGAAGCGCCCCGCCCGCGCGCCGGAACTGGATTCCATCAGCGTCGCCGATCACAGCCCGCGTGTATCGATCAGTTCGTTTACCGATTTTGCAGCCGTCGCCGCCGCGTACCAGCAACGCGCACGTCCGAAGTCGGCGGTGACGCCCGCCGTGCAGGCACTCGCCGATCAACTCACCAAAGGCGTAAGCGATCCACGTCAACAGGCCGAGATTTTGTACGACTGGGTCAGCACGCACATCCGCTACGTGGCGATCTACTTCGGCTTCGGCGGCGTCGTGCCGCACGATGCGGACACGATCCTGTCGGCGGCTTACGGCGACTGCAAGGATCACGTCGCGCTGCTCGAAGCGCTGCTGGCCGCGAAGGGTATCGCCAGTGCGCCGGTGCTCGTCAATGCCGGGAACACGTACTGGCTGCCGACGGCGGCCGATCCGGTCGGCGTGTTCGATCACGCGATCACGTATCTGCCGGCTTTCAAGCTGTTCGTCGATTCGACGACCGGCACCGCACGCTTCGGCGTCCTGCCGCCGACGTTGCTCGGCAAACAGGCGCTCGTCACCGACGACGGCACCGGCAGCGCGCGCGTGGAACGTCTGCCGCTCGCGACGCCGGACAACGCGCGCGTGACCGTTACGACACGCATCATGCTGGACCGCGACGGCAACGCAACCGGCACCGCGCACATCGACAGCACCGGCGTGTTCGACTGGTACGCGCGACAACTGTTCGCGTCGATACGGCCCGGCCTCGAAACACAGGTCGCCGCTCGCATCCTCACGCTGACCGGCCAGGACGGCACCGGCGACTATCGTCACGACAACGTGCAGGATCTGAGCAAACCTTTCGACTACGACTCGCAGTTCGTGCTGCCCGACTACGCACAGTTTCCAGGGCCCGGCGCGATCCGCGTGCCGCTCGGTTTGGGCAGCTTCAGCAACATCGGCGCGGTGTTCGACGTGGCCAGCCCGGAGACGCGAACCTTCGCGATACCGTTCGTCGCTCAGCACCTGGCCGAGACGACCGCGATCACGTTGCCGGACGGCATCCGCATCCCGCAACTGCCGAAGCCGGCCGACATCGAGTCGCCGTTCGGCCGCTACACGTCGCTTTATCGAACCGAAGGATCGACGATCACGGTGACGCGCACGCTCGTGCTCAGCGCGTCGGGACCGTTGATCGAACCGGCGCAGTATCCGGCGTTCCGGCAGTTTGCGCGGGCGGTGAAGCGGGATTTGAGGACGCAGCTGGTTTATTGA
- the speD gene encoding adenosylmethionine decarboxylase, whose translation MSRAESLRESCAVEPPDAVGLHVLADLHDVDPSMLRDADALETLLVEAARLAGATVLSSSFRHFGGEHGVTGVVLLAESHITIHTWPEHGFAALDAFMCGHARPHDAIDHIAHALRAGRVELHSQRRGR comes from the coding sequence GTGAGCCGCGCCGAATCGCTTCGTGAGTCTTGCGCGGTCGAGCCGCCCGATGCGGTCGGACTTCATGTACTCGCCGATCTTCACGACGTCGATCCGTCGATGTTGCGCGACGCCGATGCGCTCGAGACCTTGCTCGTCGAAGCCGCGCGTCTCGCGGGTGCGACGGTGCTGTCGTCGTCGTTCAGACACTTCGGCGGCGAGCATGGCGTAACGGGTGTCGTTCTGCTCGCGGAATCGCACATCACGATCCACACATGGCCCGAACACGGATTCGCCGCACTGGATGCGTTCATGTGCGGACATGCCAGGCCGCACGATGCGATCGACCACATTGCGCACGCGCTACGGGCGGGACGCGTTGAACTGCATTCACAGCGGCGTGGCCGCTGA
- a CDS encoding DUF4178 domain-containing protein: MFRFSCPQCGADVEFKSAAAVMAVCSFCRSTVLKNGDALERIGTMTEALEDYSPIRLGVTGLYQGVGFTVIGRIQLRYRAGYWNEWYVSRHDGTDAWLSDASGQYVVTMRDDALSSQATIPEFGALTPGMPVRLGELTYQASDIRTAQCNGGEGELPFRVGDGWTAKVADCRLNDAFATLDYSDVGDVSDVGSAGRPVVYRGLAIELEELACQGLRSESEIREAAGRYRGDAVPFTCPGCGASISFVAGMADYVTCGTCHTGIDCSGKEAAVFAKQRQVDSVKTALALGDTATFDSVKYTVLGLTRCRDSGHGWTWDEYLLYHAVHGLLWLVHSDEGWDRVQVLNEWPSTPDALHVRFRGRNYRKGEPYQSEIVYAAGAFNWQAKVGDRVTVIDYEWTPNSRLTSESNAEELVWSQATRVPASTLAEQFGKPELAGSTGLAAAVANRKLDASGSPGKVGGFGIMPWAFSIMLAVFNLDVVFDEDRFIILVLPLLAIWLPPLLAGKFDSSIRSGQNK; this comes from the coding sequence ATGTTTCGATTCTCCTGTCCGCAATGCGGCGCGGACGTCGAATTCAAGTCCGCCGCGGCTGTGATGGCGGTGTGTTCGTTCTGCCGCAGCACAGTTCTGAAGAACGGGGACGCACTCGAGCGCATCGGCACGATGACCGAAGCGCTCGAAGACTACTCGCCGATCCGCCTCGGCGTCACCGGCCTTTACCAGGGCGTCGGGTTCACGGTCATCGGCCGCATCCAGTTGCGCTACCGCGCCGGATACTGGAACGAGTGGTACGTGTCCCGCCACGACGGCACCGACGCATGGCTGTCCGATGCGTCGGGCCAGTACGTCGTCACGATGCGCGACGACGCGCTATCGTCGCAGGCGACGATTCCTGAGTTCGGCGCACTCACGCCCGGCATGCCGGTCCGCCTCGGCGAGTTGACGTACCAGGCATCGGACATTCGCACCGCGCAATGCAACGGCGGCGAAGGGGAATTGCCGTTCAGGGTCGGCGACGGCTGGACCGCGAAAGTCGCGGACTGCCGGCTCAACGATGCGTTCGCGACGCTCGATTATTCCGACGTGGGCGATGTGAGCGACGTGGGCAGCGCAGGCCGTCCTGTCGTCTATCGCGGTTTGGCTATCGAACTGGAAGAGCTTGCGTGCCAGGGGCTGCGCAGCGAGTCGGAAATTCGCGAAGCGGCGGGACGATATCGCGGCGACGCCGTACCGTTCACGTGTCCGGGTTGCGGCGCGTCGATCTCGTTCGTCGCGGGTATGGCCGACTACGTGACGTGCGGCACCTGCCACACCGGCATCGATTGCTCGGGTAAAGAGGCCGCGGTGTTCGCGAAGCAACGCCAGGTGGACAGCGTCAAGACCGCGCTTGCGCTCGGCGATACGGCCACGTTCGACTCCGTCAAATACACCGTGTTGGGTCTGACACGCTGCCGCGACAGTGGACACGGCTGGACATGGGACGAGTATCTGCTGTATCACGCGGTACACGGACTGCTCTGGCTCGTGCATAGCGACGAAGGCTGGGATCGCGTGCAGGTGCTCAACGAATGGCCGTCGACACCCGATGCATTGCATGTCCGCTTCCGCGGCAGGAACTATCGCAAGGGTGAGCCGTATCAGTCGGAAATCGTCTACGCGGCCGGTGCGTTCAACTGGCAGGCTAAGGTCGGCGACCGCGTGACTGTTATCGACTACGAGTGGACACCCAATAGCCGGCTGACCTCCGAGTCGAATGCCGAAGAACTGGTGTGGTCGCAGGCCACGCGCGTGCCGGCGAGCACGCTCGCGGAGCAGTTCGGCAAGCCGGAGCTGGCCGGCTCGACCGGTCTTGCCGCAGCAGTCGCCAACCGGAAACTTGACGCAAGCGGTAGCCCCGGCAAGGTCGGCGGCTTCGGCATCATGCCGTGGGCGTTCTCGATCATGCTGGCCGTGTTCAATCTCGACGTCGTGTTCGACGAAGACCGGTTCATCATCCTTGTTCTGCCGCTGCTGGCGATCTGGCTGCCGCCGCTGCTGGCCGGCAAGTTCGACTCGTCGATCCGCTCGGGGCAGAACAAATGA
- a CDS encoding SPFH domain-containing protein: MSLGSFLRKQFVDILQWTEDTEGVLAWRYPMLDAEIRYGAQLTVRESQMAVFVNEGKVADVFGPGLYQLTTRTLPVLTYLKNWDKLFESPFKSDVYFFSTRLQLGRRWGTPQPVTIRDKDFGMVRMRAFGIYSYRLADAGKFYREISGTRDVFTVDDLEAQLRDLVVASMSAAFGNSDVPFVDMAANQMKLSESMVAELTPTFDRYGVALDRFAVENVSLPEELQRTLDTRISMGMVGDLNNYTKYQTAQAIPLAAQNEGGIAGVGAGLAAGAALGQTMAQSLNPSPAATPAPTQSQAPASTPAEAAPVERDPVDFAQRLTQLKALLDQHLIEPHEYDAAKAEILKKLTG; encoded by the coding sequence ATGAGTCTCGGATCGTTTTTACGCAAACAGTTCGTCGATATTCTGCAGTGGACGGAAGATACGGAAGGCGTACTCGCCTGGCGTTATCCGATGCTCGACGCCGAAATCCGTTACGGCGCGCAGCTCACCGTGCGCGAATCGCAGATGGCGGTTTTCGTGAATGAAGGCAAAGTCGCGGACGTATTCGGCCCCGGACTTTATCAACTGACCACCCGCACGCTCCCGGTACTCACCTACCTGAAAAACTGGGACAAACTTTTCGAATCGCCTTTCAAGTCGGACGTGTACTTTTTCAGCACGCGGCTGCAGCTTGGCCGGCGCTGGGGCACGCCGCAGCCGGTCACGATTCGCGACAAGGACTTCGGCATGGTCCGCATGCGCGCGTTCGGGATTTACTCGTACCGGCTGGCCGATGCGGGCAAGTTCTATCGCGAGATCAGCGGCACGCGCGACGTCTTCACCGTCGACGATCTCGAAGCGCAGTTGCGCGATCTGGTCGTCGCGTCGATGAGCGCGGCATTCGGCAATTCGGATGTGCCGTTCGTCGACATGGCGGCGAACCAGATGAAGCTGTCTGAAAGCATGGTGGCTGAACTCACGCCGACGTTCGATCGCTACGGCGTCGCACTCGACCGCTTCGCCGTCGAGAACGTGTCGCTGCCCGAAGAACTGCAACGCACGCTTGATACGCGGATCTCGATGGGCATGGTTGGCGATCTGAACAACTACACGAAGTACCAGACCGCGCAGGCCATTCCGCTCGCCGCACAGAACGAAGGCGGGATTGCCGGTGTCGGTGCGGGCCTGGCGGCAGGTGCGGCCCTTGGGCAGACGATGGCACAAAGCCTGAATCCTTCTCCGGCTGCCACGCCTGCGCCGACACAGTCGCAAGCACCGGCAAGCACGCCGGCCGAAGCCGCCCCAGTCGAGCGCGACCCGGTCGATTTCGCGCAGCGCCTCACGCAGCTGAAGGCGCTGCTGGATCAGCACCTGATCGAGCCGCACGAATACGACGCGGCAAAAGCAGAAATCCTGAAGAAGCTGACGGGCTGA
- a CDS encoding DUF350 domain-containing protein produces MDQAFSYAIHLISAFILLAGFAGVYLKVTPFDELALIRAGNTAAVLSLGGALLGFSLTLASSIVHYSTLPIVVAWAVGALIVQLVAHAVLTRILPGMDHSIEENNVAMGGLMGAVSLTVGVLNAACLS; encoded by the coding sequence ATGGACCAGGCTTTTTCTTACGCAATCCATCTGATTTCGGCTTTTATTCTGCTCGCGGGATTCGCCGGAGTTTACCTCAAGGTCACGCCTTTCGACGAACTGGCATTGATCCGCGCGGGCAATACCGCTGCGGTGTTATCGCTGGGCGGTGCGCTGCTCGGCTTCAGTCTCACGCTGGCCTCCAGCATCGTTCACTACTCCACCTTACCCATCGTCGTTGCATGGGCCGTGGGCGCGCTGATCGTGCAGCTGGTCGCGCACGCGGTATTAACTCGTATCCTCCCCGGTATGGACCACTCGATCGAAGAAAACAATGTCGCAATGGGTGGATTGATGGGCGCAGTATCGCTGACGGTCGGCGTGCTGAATGCCGCGTGTCTGAGCTGA